In Pan troglodytes isolate AG18354 chromosome 20, NHGRI_mPanTro3-v2.0_pri, whole genome shotgun sequence, the genomic window GGACTCAGCAGGGATCCTGGCCACCAGCTCCTCCTAACCCAGGACCTAGGAATTCTGCTCCCTTTGGGGTCTCACAAACTGCAACTGAACTGCAGATCCAGCCTCCAACACCCCTCTAGGAATGCACCTCAGTTCCGGGATCCCTCGAGCTTCCTCATCCCTTCATACCCAAAACTGAACTCAGGGTTTTTTCCCCTAAAACCCACTCCCATCCCACCAGAGGGCACTTCTGGAAGGCCTCTGGGTCTTCTGGGACCTGGGCACACCACCTGGAATTGGGAAGGCtcttgctccctccctccttttctgccGCACCATCAGCAGCCCTCAGCCCCATCCTCTTGCCTCCTCCCTCTCTCAACCCATCCCCTGGGCTCAGCCTCATCCTTTCCTACCTGGACCATCACCCCAACCTTTCTCTCAACTTCCAGCCTTCCCACACAGTCCCAGAGGGTCTCTCTACACCCACAGCCAACCCTACCCCACCCACAGCAGACCCTACCCCTCATAGGCCTCCCATGATGCCCCAGTACCTGCAGGACAAAGTCTCAGCACCTCAGCCTGGGATCCGAGACCCCAAGTGACCTGACTTTACCCACCTCTCCAGTCTTGCCCATATGCTCCCCATCTCCAAAGGCCCAGTAGTTTTCAATCAGCGGGTGATTCTGCCTTCCaaaaacatttggcaatgtctggagacttatttttttctagacagggtctcgctctgtcccccaggctgtagcgcagtggcacaatctcagctcattgcagcctccacctcacaggctcaagtgatcctcccacctcagcctcccgagtagctgggattatgggtgcacgccatcacacctggctaattttattttatttttgtagagatgaggtctcactgtgttgctcaggctggtcttgaactcctgggctcaagtgatcctccttcctcagcttcccaaagtgctgggattacaggcatgagccagcatgctcAGCCTAGAGACATTTGTCATTGTCATGACTTGTGGAGAAGGGAGGGGGCTACTGGTATCCAGTGAGTAGAAGCCATGGACACTGCTTGGCATCCTACGACACACAGGActgcccccacaacaaagaattatcccaCCCCAAGAGTCAACAGTACCAAGGTTGAGAAAGCCTACTCTAGCCACATTCTGTCATCTCTGTAGaaacacccttccttccttctccccttggCAATTCCTACAGGGAGTTCTGGGCCCCACTCAAACTTCTGCTGCCTGAAGTCTCCAGCCTGCCCCACTGCCCAGGCTTGGCCCACCCACGGTGGTGCCCGCCCCGCCTCCCTTAGGGCGCATGTCTGTTCCCACCAGAGGGCGCTCCTGGACAgacactctccctccctccctacagGACCTGGAACTTGGGAAAGCTGGGGGCTGGAAAAGAATGGGTGAATGatataaagaatgaatgaattaccCATTCCCTCCAGAAAGGCCTCGCTTCCCTCCTCGGAGCGGGCACTCCCTGCCAAGCGTCCCAAAGGCATCCTGGCCAAACAGGGTGGGGCTCCTGTAGGGATGGACATATAAGACCCTTCAGACAGCAGGCGGGCCAGGGCCCAGAGAGGGTGGACAATGAACTGCGAGGGACTGGGAATTGAAAGGGGGTGACCCTAGAACCACGCTGGCCTCATTCCTCCAAGAGGGGTTGGAGGGGGAACCTCTCTCAGGCCTCTCCCACACCTCTCCAGCCCTCCCACCTCTCACACTCTGGGTCTTGCGTCTAGGCTCCGATTCTGGCGCGGGTTTGGCAGGGGATAGGCCTCCTGGGCTCTCAGGATATCCGAGGCCAGGCTGTTTGGTCGCAGGAGAGGGGGAAACCCCGGCCTGCTGTAGGGGGGGTTGAGCATGGTCGGGGGAGTCCTGGGCCCTACCTGCCGACGGGCCTGACCTGTTCTTGGTGCTCCAAGTTCAGTGTTGTGGTCTGGTTACTGGGGAGATAAGGGACCAATGAGGACTGAGGACAGCGGCCAGGGAGGGACCGAGGCCGCGGGAGAAACTATGGGAGGCGGGGCGGAGAAGGATGCGAGGCGTAGACCTGCAGGGTTCCCACGGACTGAGAACTGATGggcaaggccaggcgcggtggctcacgcctgcaatcccagcattttgggaggccgaggcgggcgcatcacttgaggtcacgagttcgagaccaacctggccaacatggtgaaaccctgtctctactaaaagtacaaaaaattagccggacatggcggctcgtgcctgtaatctcagctactcaggaggctggggcaggagaatcgcttgaacccgggaggcggaggttgcagtgagccgagatcccgccactgcactccagcctgggcgacagagcgagactccgtctcaaaaaacaaacaaacaaacaaacaaaactgatgGGCGGCGAGGTCCTGAAAGGGGCGGAGCCGGGTGGGCCTGTGGAGCGGTGCTGCGGAGCCCTGAGAGGTGCACGGCTGTGAGGCCTGAGAGGGGCGTGCCGTAGGGAGCTGTGATGGGCGGGGCTGAGACCTGTGAGGAGAGTAAGTGGGAGGAACTTCGAGGGGCGGGGCTTCGGGGCCGGCGAGGGGAGGGGCACGGACACCTGTACAGGACGCGACTTAGGAGCCGGCGAGGGGAGGGGCACAGACACCAGTACAGGACGGGGCTTCGGAGACAGCGAGCGGAGGGGCTTCCCCGTAAGGGGCGGGCTTCGAGGGTCGCGTTTGGAAGGCCTTACGAGGGGCCCGGTGGAAGGGCGGTGAAGGGCGGGCTAATCGGGAGGCGCTCAGGCCTTGAAGGCCTGCGGGAGGTCGAAATGgtcctggggaggtcgaggctgaggTCTCACTAGTACCGCGGGCTTGGAAGCGGCGGGAGTTGAAAGAGCCTGCGGTGACCTGTATGGAAGCCCTCGAGGCCAGGCCGAGGTCCTACAAGACGGAGCCCGAGAGGTGCCGGTCTTAAGCTGACTATGACCACGTTAAATTAAGGATTCATAGGAAAGAAGGCGGTGCCGAAGCCGCGAGTTGCGCGGAGAAGGAGcgctcaccacagcctcagcgGTTCACTACGCAAGCGCGACCAACGGCTTCCCGGGAAGCAGCCAAAAACGCTTGGCCGCCTACCACGTACGCGCGCTGGAGGGCGGAAGTGGGCGAGACCTCGGGCACTCCATACCGCCCCCCGGTTTCTGGCCACGCCCCCTCTGGTTACACCCACTCGCTCTGTAAGGCACGCCCCCtccgcggcggcggctgctgcCCACGTGGGCCTCCCCGGGCGGGCGGGCAGTGGGCGCCTCTCCCTGCAGGCTGGGTGTGCCCGAAGCCTGCGGTTTCCTGTGGGAGGAAGCGGCCTGCGTACGCTCAGCTCAGCTCATAATCTCGGAGGCCCAGGATGGGGAGATCCCGTCGCCACCCTCAGATCCTCTGATTCTTCCCCTTCTACATAGCCATAGTGCGGGGACCCCCCTAATATCTCCAGGGTACCCAAGCCTGGCGCCGATCCCACTCAGGGAACTTGATTCTGAGTCCTAGACTCGTGTTTTtcacctccccggctcaagttTCCATCTTCCTAGCCCCTGGCTCCCCCTAGTCCTCTCAAGAAAGTGGAGCCCTCTTTTCCTGCTCCCCAAGAGGAACGTATGTCTCCCCAGCCCCTAATTTTTCCTTCAGTGACCCAGACTTTGCAACTTCCTTAGGGATCTGAGTGCGGACCCCAGTTTCTGTCTCTCAGGCACTTAAGTTTGAGACTACTTATTCTCCCCCAGGGACCCTCATTTTGGATTCCCAACTTTAGCCTTGAGACCCAATGGACCCAAGAATTTGCCCCTTCCCCAACTCCTAGAGATCCTGAATCAGGGTCCCCCAGTACTGACTCCACTCAGAGCCCCAATGCCTGATATGACTAGCACTACCCTAAGAACTGCCCTATAATGTATTtactattatctctatttttcagatgaagagactgaggcatagagaaattATTAGTAACTTGCCAAAAATTACACAGCCATTGAGTAAAACAGCTTGGATTTTGAGTCCAACCAGTGTGGCTCTAGAGTCTGTGCTATACTGGTATCCCAGCTTCCAGGTCTCGGGGTACCCAGCCAAGCACTGAACTGTCCATCCCTCACCCCCTCAGGGAGCCCGAATCACCAACAGCTATCCCAAACCCAGCTCTGGCCCATCAGATACCCAGACATCCCATCATCCAGTTCCCTTCCCTGGATCCAGGATTTGAATTCCCCTGCTCTCAATTTATCAGAGTTCTGGGCACCTGGTCCCCTCCCAAGAGACTCGTGTACATAGTAGTCATCACCCCGACCCTAATTTAATATccccaaaattaataataatagttaacagtAAACctttggggccgggcacggtggcttacgcctgtaatcccatcattttgggaggccaaggcaggcagatcactggaggtcaggagttcgaggccagcctggccaacatggagaaacccccgtctctactaaaaatacaaaaattggctgggcgtggtagcgggcacctgtaatcccagctactcaggaggctgaggcaggagaatcgcttgaaccgggaggtggaggttgcagtgagctgagatcatgccactgcactccagcctggatgacagagcaagactccatctcaaaaaaaaaataaaaatctttggtACTACACTCTGTTAAAACCTAATGGCTTTCCACTGCACTTAGAATGAAATCCAAGCCCCTCCCCTAGTCTTCAAGGGCACCCTTTGATTTCCCTTCTCACCACTCCCTCTGTCTccctgtgctccagccacactggcccttCTGTCTGCTCCCTAAACAACCTGAGCTTGTTCTCAAAAGCTTTAAGAGCTTTTGTACTTCCTCTCCCCCCGACGCCCCCCCACCACTCCCCAACCCCAGCGTTCAAATGACTCCTGTCTTCAgctcaaatgttacctcctcCAAGAGGCCTTCCCTGATTTTCCTGTTTCAAGTAGTCTTCCCTGCACTCTGTCATTATCTCCATCACTCTGTTtgatttattattgtatttatttttcttttcttcttttcttttcttttttctttaagatggagtcttgctctgtcacccaggatggagtgcagtagcgtgatttcagcttactgcaacctccgcctcccgggttcaagcaattctcctgtctcagcctcccgagtagcttggattacaggcgcccactaccatgcccggctaatttttgtatttttagtagagacagggtttcaccatgttggccaggctggtcttgaactctcgacctcaggtgatcctccggcctcggcctcccaaagtgctgagattacaggcatgagccaccacgtccagcctattgtatttatttttcaagtcaCTTATCCTTATCTGAGATTTATCTTCATCATTGATGTTTTCTCTTGTCTGTCTTCCTCTACTAGAATACAAGCTCCATAATACCAGCAGGGCTCATGTCTGTTTTCATTATTAACTCCCAGATCAGAgtacatgttcaataaatgtttgatgaaggAAGGAACAGGTTAGGTGTGTGAGTGTACCAGTATTACCTTATTCATTCAGCATAAGTATCAGAATTATTATTATCAGTATTAGTATTTAGTCAGCATTATTATACTCTCAACATAGACTAAGATACTGGAGCCCAGGTGGGTGAAATAATTGGCTCAAGGTCACTGAACCAGGAAATGATGGCGCTGGAATTCTTAGCTTCCGCTTCCTCCCCGCTTCCAGAGTTtcacaagtttttttttgtttgtttgtttgtttgtttgcgacAGAATCTCACTTAGTCCCCCAGGTTGGAaggcagtggtgcaaactcaactcactgcagcctccacctctcgcgTTCAAGCGATactcatggctcagcctcccaagtagctgggattacagtcgcctgccaccacgcccggctaatttttgtatttttgatagagacgggattccaccatgttggccaggctggtctcgaactcctgacctcagatgatctgcccgtctcggcctcccaaagtgctgggattacaggcgtgagccacaacaccctgCCGAGTTTCACAAATTTCATCTCCCATCCTCTGATCCCCCACCACGGGGCCAACTTCACCAGCCCAATCTCAGTTCATGCCACAGAAATCTGGCCTCTTTTCCCAGACTCCTATCCAGCTCCAAGCTCCATCAGGGAAAGCAGACATCCGGCCCCAGGGCAAGACCTCAAAACTCAAGGGTCCTGAGAATCGGGCCCTCCCACCCCTGACGCTTGCCCCCCCCAGAACCCCATTCCAAGAGTTTCTCATCTCAACCCTGGGAGGGAGCCCCAGATGATGTCTGTCTGGAGGGATTGGGTGGGGGCCCAAAGAAAGAGGAACCGGAGTGCCTGGGCCCTCCCACTGGCAGCCGacctcagctgggtgcggtgagGGTGGGTTTATAAAAGGGTCAGTATATAttgagaggaggagagaaagagaaacgggagcaagagagaaggagGCCCAGACAgtgagggcaggagggagagaagagacgCAGAAGGAGAGCGAGCGAGAGAGAAAGGGTTCCGGATTGGAGGGGAgagcaagggagggaggaaggcggTGAGAGAGGCGGGGGCCTCGGGAGggtgaaaggagggaggagaagggcgGGGCACGGAGGCCCGAGCGAGGGACAAGACTCCGACTCCAGCTCTGACTTTTTTCGCGGCTCTCGGTAAGTTTCCAGTCCGTTATTCAGGGCTGGGACTTCTTAATTTACTTGGGAATGTAGCAGTTTGGGAAGGACACCCCCAGGCTGGGAGAGACGTCCCTTACTCTTGGAAATCCTTTTAATTTAATAAGTGATCTCTTAGCACTTGAGGTGGGGATATGGGAAGGGGTGGGGCCCGGCAAAGTTTTGGGGTTCCAGCAGAGCCCTCCACTGGAAAACTTCCTGCAGTTTTTCCCTCAGCGGTGTCCACTGTCCTCTGGGGGCCCTGAGATCAGGGCATTGCATGAGAACACCCCAAATCTGGGAGACCTCTAGGTCCCCTGTTCCTGGGCACCAAAGAGTCCTGGGAGGCTAACTCCTTCTCGGGCCTCTCTTCCCCCCAGCGCGAATCCTATCCATTGCCTCCAGAAGATGTCCAACAGTCACCAGTCTGGCAGCAGGGTGGGGTGAGGACCTCGTGGACATAGCCAGGGGCTGGGGTTTCCCTGGTGCTTAGAGATGGGGGGGTGGGGATGAGTCACCAGATGACTCACCAggtccccctcctcccctcaacCCAGGAGAGGAGTGGTGTGAGTCAAGAATGCCTGTCGCTGGGGGCAGCTCCTCAATCCTGATGTCGGGTTGCAGGGTGGGGTCTCAACTTGAATTTTCACTATCTGGCCTGTATGTAACCCAGAGGCAGGGTTCTGGGGAGAGAGGAGCCACATTGCTAGTCCTCCTCATTCAAGGAACCCAAGAGTCCATCTTTGGCCCTCTCCACCCCTCCAGCCAATGGGGATCTCAGGAATCCAGGCCCCAGCAGTCTCCTCCCTGAGAGACCCAGGAGTCTGCACCCATGCCCTTCCTCCATCAGGAGACATCTCACCTGCCTTtatgccaaatttttttttttttttttgagacggagtctttctctgtcacccaggctggagtgcaatggcatgatcttggctcattgcaacctttgcctcctggattccagtgattctcctgcctcagcctcccgagtagctgggattacaggtgtgcaccaccacacccagctaattttgtatttttagtagagatggggtttcaccatgttggccaggctggtctcgatctcctgacctcaggtgatcctcccgccttggcctcccaaagtgctggggttataggcgtgagtgTGCCTGGCCTGTGCCAATCTCTTGAGACTCCGTGCCCTGCTCCCCCTCCCCAGGCTTCCACTGCAGCCATGTCACTCCTCTTGCTGGTGGTCTCAGCCCTTCACATCCTCATTCTTATACTGCTTTTCGTGGCCACTTTGGACAAGGTAAGCCTACTTGGAGCTCAGGGCCCTTCTGTTCCCCTTTGGAATCTTGCCATGCCCCTCCTCTAAAGGCATTCTGGCCCCACCCCCTTTACCtagtatttcttttatattttatttcatttattttgagacagggtctcactctgtgccccaggctggagtgcagtggtgcgatctcggctcactgcaaccttggcctcccgggttcaagcgattctcctgtctcagccccccaagtagctgggattagaggcacctgacaccacgcctggctaatttttttattttggtagagacggggtttcaccatgttgcccaggctggtctcgaacccctggcctcaagtgatccacctgcctcggcctcccacagtgctgggattacaggcatgaaccaccaggtTAACCCATTTAGCTCTACCTCCGATGCCTCCTCCCTGTCCTGACCCTACCCCCTCTCATATTAAATCCTAACTCTCCCCAGTTCCGCCCCATCCCAGATACCCTGCCCTTTTCCCAGCCCTTCCCACAGTCTGCCTGACCCTATCCCCTCTCCTTTCCTAACCCTGCCCCTTGTTTCGTTCTCTGTCCATCCCAGTCCTGGTGGACTCTCCCTGGGAAAGAGTCCCTGAATCTCTGGTACGACTGCACGTGGAACAACGACACCAAAACATGGGCCTGCAGTAATGTCAGCGAGAATGGTGAGGGGTGAGGGCGGCGGGACTGGTCTTCAAAGGGGAAGGTAAACCCTTCGTGTCCTCATGGGACTGAGATTTGGGAACCCTCCCCCAACAAAGTTGGAATGGGCGGGGTCCAGGCCTGAGTGGCTGAGTGCCTAGGGCTAATGCATGTCCCGCCTGTCTGGATGTACCtacctcttgttttttttttttttttttttttttttttttttttttttgagaccgagttttcctctggttgcccaggctggagggcagtggcgcaatcttggctcactgcaacctctccctccggggtccgagcaattctcctgcctcagcctcccgagtagctgggactgcaggtgtgtgccaccacgcctggctaattttgcatttttagtagagacgggtttcaccatgttggccaggctggtcttgaacttctgacttcaggtaatccacctgcttcagcctcccaaagtgctgagattacaggcgtgagccaccacatccagccagtaCCTCCTGTTCTGAAGAGGCCATATAGATAAAAGCATGCTATAGGTTTAAAGAATAGAgaggggaggccaaggcgggtagatcacgaggccaggagttcgagaccagcctggccaagatgatgaaaccccgtctctactaaaaatacaaaaaaattagccgggcatggtggcctgcgcctgtagtcccagctacttgggaggctgaggcagaagaatcgcttgagcccaggaggtggaggttgcagtgagctgagattgcactactgcactccagcctgggcaacagagcaagattctgtctcaaaaaaaaaaaaaaaaagaatagagaaaaatctcCCAAGATTCTGAGAAGACAAGAGTATTTTTCCAAAGCTCTAAGGAGATGGGGCTGGTGCTCTCAATGGATGCCTGGGACCATTTCATCCAAATTCCAAGGGGATGGGGCTGAAACCACTTAAGGTTCTAAAGGGGTGGGGCCAGGTGCATTGGAGTTCTAAAGGAATAGAGCTGCATCTATCTAAAGTTCTGTGTGAAAGATTTAATGCAAAACTAAGATTAAAGGAAGTGgtctgctctcaccacttctattcagcctTTTACTGGAGTAGCCAAtgcaagaaggcaagaaaaagaaataaagggcatgggaaataaattaggaaaaagtGTCTCTATTCCCAGTAAACATgttgtttatgtagaaaatccatTAAAATTCTGCAAAGcagacagacacagtggctcacacctgtaatcccagcaccttgggaggctgaggaggaaggatcacttaagcccaggagttcaagaccagcctggacaacatagggaaaccctgtctctacaaaaatttaaaaattacccaggtgtggtggcttgtgcctgtggtcccagctactcaggaggcaggggtgagagaatttcttgagccctggaggacgaggctgcagtgagccatgattataccactgcactccagcttgggcaacagagcaagacctggtctcagaaaaaaaagaaaaaggaaattggcAAAGCAACTACTAGAACTGAGAAGGGAATTTAGCAAGGTAACAGGGCTCAAGGTCAACATAAGTGATACATCTAAGTATCTAGGCTTGTATGGGCCTAAACGGGAGCAGGGATGGGGCAGAGAAGGGTCACATGGTGAGCAAGCAGGTGGAGCTGGAACTCTGGACCCACGGTGATGTCCCCCTCTGTGTCCTCCTTACTGCAGGCTGGCTGAAGGCGGTGCAGGTCCTCATGGTGCTCTCCCTCATTCTCTGCTGTCTCTCCTTCATCCTGTTTATGTTCCAGCTCTACACCATGCGACGAGGAGGTCTCTTCTATGCCACCGGCCTCTGCCAGCTTTGCACCAGTGAGCACTGCCCCTCCCCAAGCCTAATCCCCCAAGAATTGAGCAGAAGGGAGTGGGGTGTGTCAAGATGCTGGGGGCCCTGAGAATGGGCCTCTcgtagaaaaaaacaattttcaacacCCCAAGAGCCACGAGAGGTGCCTCCGTGGGCTACATCTCTGCCCCCAGGGATTGCTGGGACTTGTAGTTTTCAGTGGCTAATGATAGTTGTGGCTTGTGCGTATGAGTCATCAGGGAACTCAGAGTTTCAGGGAGccggggctggggaaggaggtaTAGGTAAATAGTTTTGGTCCCAGGGATCGGCCGTGACGTGGGGGGATAAACTAATTAGTACCTCAGTAGAGAGCTctaaatcataataataatggtaTTTATATCAGCCAACCGCTGTTTCTTGCGTGCCTATTGTGCATCAGATACTTCAAGAAGTTTTgcgtactttttaattttttgacttaAGGTGCAAAGGGCTAACTTAATCACAGTCAGTTTGGGGAACATTATAGGTtcttgcaaagcttctctcttgGTGTATGAATTTACTACTGCATGTTTGGCTTATAGAAACACACTCAAAATTATTCCTTGGATGGATAGAGAGATATTATTGGACCTAGAGAGATTAAATCAGTTACCTAAGGCCGCGCTGCAGTTGCATGGCGCTGGGGGGAAAGAAACACAACTCCCAGCAGGCAGCGGCGCTGCCCACGGGCCCTCCGGCGCTTCTTTGCCCCCATGGGATATTGGGAAATGTAGTCTTGAGGGGGCACTGCGTGACGCGTGGTTTTCATCTTCCGCAGGCGTGGCGGTGTTTACTGGCGCCTTGATCTATGCCATTCACGCCGAGGAGATCCTGGCGAAGCACCCGCGAGGGGGCAGCTTCGGATACTGCTTCGCCCTGGCCTGGGTGGCCTTCCCCCTCGCCCTGGTCAGCGGCATCATCTACATCCACCTACGGAAGCGGGAGTGAGCGCCCCGCCTCGCTCGGCTGCCTCCGCCCCTTCTCGGCCCCCCTCGCCGCGCgtcctccaaaaaataaaacttaaaccgCGGGCTCTGCCTtgatctccttccttccttccgccTCCAGGGACCCAGGCTGCGCACGCTTGACCTCTCCTGAACCTAACATGGTCCCCACCGCCAGCTGCTCAGCCCTCAGAATGCCCAtctcccagcccccaacccctTCCTCCCGAGGACACAGGAGCCGGGACCCCAGGCACCTTTTCCCTCCCACAGACCCAAGAGCCTGGGCCTTCCCCTCTCAAGGCCCAAGAGACCTCTGTGAGGCACCTGAATCTAGACCTTCAGACACTTGTGGGAAGAACCTGGATTCTGGGTCCCAGCAGACCCTGTTAGGATAGGAAGCCTGCAGTGACCAGTCCTGTCTCCTTGCTCAAGCTTCTGTCACTCTGTTGCTCTCTCTCTGAACCCCGGGCATAGTGTGTGTTTCTAGATTGTcggactctttttttctttctgtccaggccggagtgcagtggtacgatctcagctcactgcaacctccgcctcccgggttgaagcgattctcctgcctcagcctcccgagtagctgggactacaggcacgagccaccacacccggcta contains:
- the EMP3 gene encoding epithelial membrane protein 3, translating into MSLLLLVVSALHILILILLFVATLDKSWWTLPGKESLNLWYDCTWNNDTKTWACSNVSENGWLKAVQVLMVLSLILCCLSFILFMFQLYTMRRGGLFYATGLCQLCTSVAVFTGALIYAIHAEEILAKHPRGGSFGYCFALAWVAFPLALVSGIIYIHLRKRE